The following are encoded together in the Bradyrhizobium genosp. L genome:
- a CDS encoding Crp/Fnr family transcriptional regulator, whose amino-acid sequence MDTSHLAQHAGAAGSFFASIFVVATLSMRTMIPLRVFAILTNIILIATAVPTHNYATLILHAVLLPMNTYRLHQMLQLVRDVKKSVNSDLSMDWLRPFTTERKCTAGEVLFYKDEKADSMFYITSGRFRLVESGIELPVGAIVGEFGMLSPSNTRTQTLECIESGMVLSVTYDQVEQLYVQNPAFGFYFLRLASARLFQNISTLEQRLAQHTTPQVAEPKPA is encoded by the coding sequence ATGGATACCTCACATCTCGCGCAGCACGCCGGCGCGGCCGGCAGCTTCTTCGCATCGATCTTCGTGGTCGCGACGCTGTCGATGCGGACCATGATTCCGCTGCGCGTGTTCGCCATCCTGACCAACATCATCCTGATCGCGACCGCGGTCCCGACCCACAATTACGCGACCCTGATCCTGCATGCCGTGCTGCTGCCGATGAACACCTACCGTCTGCACCAGATGCTGCAGCTGGTGCGCGACGTGAAGAAATCGGTCAACAGCGATCTGTCGATGGATTGGCTGCGGCCGTTCACGACCGAGCGCAAATGCACCGCCGGCGAAGTGCTGTTCTACAAGGACGAGAAGGCCGACAGCATGTTCTACATCACCAGCGGCCGCTTCCGCCTGGTCGAGTCGGGCATCGAGCTGCCGGTCGGTGCCATCGTCGGCGAGTTCGGCATGCTGTCGCCGTCCAACACCCGGACCCAGACCCTGGAATGCATCGAGAGCGGCATGGTGCTGTCGGTGACCTACGACCAGGTCGAGCAGCTCTACGTGCAGAATCCGGCGTTCGGCTTCTACTTCCTGCGGCTCGCCAGCGCGCGCCTGTTCCAGAACATCTCGACCCTGGAACAGCGGCTGGCGCAGCACACCACGCCGCAGGTCGCGGAGCCGAAGCCGGCATGA